The Kroppenstedtia pulmonis genome has a segment encoding these proteins:
- a CDS encoding DUF3179 domain-containing (seleno)protein codes for MEFNVKKVVKDNHFQRFDVAGSDSLQKMVQRKKIKLKDEVLVVERGGQRLAFSVYQMTYHHVAQGELAGQPFILAFCAICHGATSMVPVVEGAIHHYSCIGIYNGMALLADDETGSYWDHISGDCLYGPLKGEVMHLIPVEHLTVGQALKKWPDLQIAFSKQPWHRRLFMEPLMNFFGKFGFFPPYFYLSMGERDKRLSDMVSGLGIYTKKVKRFYPIQTIQGAGGEIVDIIEGRKVKISIDIEGYPLAQYVDSEEKPMQLYCRWYGFSFTFPGCEIYEPQSESKVS; via the coding sequence ATGGAATTTAACGTGAAAAAAGTGGTGAAGGATAACCACTTTCAGCGCTTTGACGTAGCAGGCTCCGATTCCTTACAGAAAATGGTGCAGCGGAAAAAAATAAAGCTCAAGGATGAAGTTTTGGTCGTAGAACGGGGAGGCCAACGTTTGGCATTCTCGGTTTATCAGATGACCTACCATCATGTGGCCCAAGGGGAATTGGCAGGTCAACCCTTTATCCTCGCTTTTTGTGCTATTTGTCACGGGGCAACCAGTATGGTTCCGGTGGTGGAAGGAGCAATCCATCACTATTCCTGTATCGGAATTTATAACGGAATGGCTCTGCTGGCTGATGACGAAACCGGTTCCTACTGGGATCATATCTCCGGTGACTGCTTGTACGGTCCCTTAAAGGGAGAAGTGATGCATTTGATACCGGTGGAACATTTGACAGTGGGACAGGCACTGAAAAAGTGGCCGGATTTGCAGATCGCTTTTTCCAAGCAACCCTGGCATCGGAGACTGTTTATGGAACCCTTGATGAACTTCTTTGGTAAGTTTGGCTTCTTCCCTCCTTATTTCTACCTGTCCATGGGTGAAAGGGATAAACGTCTCTCCGATATGGTCAGCGGCCTGGGTATTTATACCAAGAAAGTGAAACGCTTTTACCCGATTCAAACCATCCAGGGTGCCGGCGGCGAGATCGTGGATATCATCGAAGGTCGCAAGGTCAAAATTTCCATCGATATCGAAGGGTATCCATTGGCTCAGTATGTGGACAGCGAGGAAAAACCGATGCAATTATATTGTCGATGGTATGGCTTCTCCTTTACCTTCCCTGGCTGTGAAATATACGAACCGCAATCGGAATCCAAAGTTTCCTGA